The bacterium genome window below encodes:
- a CDS encoding peptidoglycan-binding domain-containing protein, which produces MRSWTRKTLRLLIVTGLAMGLVAPSGVFAAEKPKEGMAAEKPKEGMAAERPKEGKAAEKTKMKAPRKGSPGIAAAQESLKKLGFDPGPADGKMGKKTRAALAAFQKANGLKADGRLTKMTRAKLGEMSK; this is translated from the coding sequence ATGAGATCGTGGACCAGAAAAACACTCAGGCTGTTGATTGTTACCGGTTTGGCCATGGGGCTGGTTGCGCCGTCGGGCGTCTTCGCGGCTGAGAAGCCGAAAGAGGGCATGGCAGCCGAGAAGCCGAAAGAGGGCATGGCAGCTGAGAGGCCGAAAGAGGGCAAGGCAGCCGAGAAGACAAAAATGAAAGCTCCGCGAAAAGGCTCGCCCGGGATCGCGGCGGCTCAGGAATCGCTCAAGAAGTTGGGCTTCGATCCAGGTCCTGCCGACGGAAAAATGGGAAAGAAGACGAGAGCGGCCCTCGCCGCTTTCCAGAAGGCAAACGGCCTGAAAGCCGATGGGCGCCTCACGAAGATGACCCGCGCCAAGCTCGGAGAGATGTCGAAGTAG